In Oryzihumus leptocrescens, the following are encoded in one genomic region:
- a CDS encoding MCE family protein, with product MIRRATKIQLAVFAAITLITVSVLSARFVGLTDKIMGGSYLVSANFADSGGIFTGAEVTYRGVTVGKVEKLRLTKDGVLVDMRLDRGTEVPKDTLAVVENRSAVGEQYLDFQPRHEGGPYLAAGDTVPRTDTRAPLRIDNLLLHLDNTVRSVDRKQLATVVDELGNAFGGSGADLQRLLDSGDALTRSATEALPETKKLIDDGRIVLDTQRASSGDIKDFIGNFADLSDTLRTSDPDLRLVLDRGAVASHELDGLIKDNQTPLATLLSNFVTIGQVTTSRIDGIQQMLITYPDVVAGGYTVVPGDGTAHFGLVLNADNPPACTAGYGGTHRIGPDQTRNLPPVNTGARCTLPRGSASTVRGAQNAPGASSGAGSSYPMSYDGMPMPLGNAALTQGSDLPNVAAPLPPAGSGGVDTWLWMMQSAAR from the coding sequence ATGATCCGGCGCGCGACCAAGATCCAGCTCGCGGTGTTCGCCGCGATCACCCTGATCACGGTGTCGGTGCTCTCCGCCCGGTTCGTCGGGCTGACCGACAAGATCATGGGCGGCAGCTACCTCGTCTCGGCGAACTTCGCCGACTCCGGCGGCATCTTCACCGGCGCCGAGGTGACCTACCGTGGCGTGACCGTCGGCAAGGTGGAGAAGCTGCGGCTGACCAAGGACGGCGTCCTGGTCGACATGCGCCTGGACCGCGGCACCGAGGTGCCCAAGGACACCCTGGCCGTGGTCGAGAACCGCTCGGCGGTGGGGGAGCAGTACCTCGACTTCCAGCCCCGGCACGAGGGTGGGCCCTACCTGGCGGCGGGGGACACCGTCCCGCGCACGGACACCCGGGCGCCGCTGCGGATCGACAACCTGCTGCTGCACCTGGACAACACGGTCAGGTCGGTGGACCGCAAGCAGCTCGCCACGGTGGTCGACGAGCTCGGCAACGCCTTCGGCGGCAGCGGCGCCGACCTCCAGCGCCTGCTCGACTCCGGTGACGCGCTCACCCGTTCGGCCACCGAGGCGCTGCCCGAGACCAAGAAGCTCATCGACGACGGCCGCATCGTCCTGGACACCCAGCGCGCCAGCTCCGGGGACATCAAGGACTTCATCGGCAACTTCGCCGACCTGTCCGACACGCTGCGCACCAGCGACCCCGACCTCCGCCTGGTCCTGGACCGCGGCGCGGTCGCCTCGCACGAGCTCGACGGGCTGATCAAGGACAACCAGACGCCCCTGGCGACCCTGCTGTCCAACTTCGTCACGATCGGGCAGGTGACCACGTCCCGCATCGACGGGATCCAGCAGATGCTCATCACCTACCCCGACGTCGTGGCGGGTGGCTACACCGTCGTCCCCGGGGACGGCACCGCCCACTTCGGCCTGGTCCTCAACGCCGACAACCCGCCGGCCTGCACCGCCGGCTACGGCGGCACGCACCGGATCGGCCCCGACCAGACCAGGAACCTGCCCCCGGTGAACACCGGCGCCCGGTGCACGCTGCCGCGTGGTTCCGCCTCCACGGTCCGCGGCGCGCAGAACGCGCCGGGCGCCTCCAGCGGCGCCGGGTCCTCCTACCCGATGTCGTATGACGGGATGCCGATGCCGCTGGGCAATGCGGCGCTGACCCAGGGCAGTGACCTTCCCAACGTGGCTGCCCCCTTGCCCCCGGCGGGGTCCGGTGGGGTAGACACGTGGCTGTGGATGATGCAGAGCGCAGCGCGATGA
- a CDS encoding MCE family protein, with amino-acid sequence MTRHTASLLAAASRIPRRGLAGLARTAVAVLAVGSLAACQGAYDLPLPGGAAQGGDVYHVTAEFADVLDLVPQSAVKVDEVTVGAVEKIELNGWTARVTLRLPKSVKLPDNAIASLHQTSLLGEKYVELAPPTDSTPEGSLSDGDNIPIGRTGRNPEVEEVLSAMSLLLNGGGVAQLKVIETELNKAMNGNESQIRDLVGQLDTFVSGLDKQKSEIVRAIEGIDRLSARIAARKDDLAKAVDTLPQGLKVLADQRRQLTTMLESLSRLGAVGTKVINASQDDTVANLKAISPILSQLNRAGDDLPKSMQLLLTYPFPDEAVKTIKGDYTNLWATADMNLGTVSNNLGLPTAPGGKPTGPGLPSLPSLPKPTLSLPQLPGGSTPSSTTSKSSSCSMLICLGAGEASTGEGEPSWLTLFQTGGAA; translated from the coding sequence ATGACGCGTCATACCGCTTCCCTGCTCGCAGCGGCCAGCCGTATCCCGCGCCGCGGCCTTGCGGGCCTGGCCCGCACCGCGGTGGCCGTGCTCGCGGTCGGCTCGCTGGCCGCCTGCCAGGGCGCCTACGACCTGCCGCTGCCCGGCGGCGCCGCCCAGGGCGGCGACGTCTACCACGTGACGGCGGAGTTCGCCGACGTGCTCGACCTGGTGCCGCAGTCCGCGGTCAAGGTCGACGAGGTCACCGTGGGTGCGGTCGAGAAGATCGAGCTCAACGGCTGGACCGCACGGGTCACCCTGCGCCTGCCGAAGTCGGTCAAGCTGCCCGACAACGCCATCGCCTCCCTGCACCAGACCTCGCTGCTGGGGGAGAAGTACGTCGAGCTGGCACCGCCGACCGACAGCACCCCCGAGGGCTCCCTGTCCGACGGCGACAACATCCCGATCGGCCGCACGGGGCGCAACCCCGAGGTCGAGGAGGTGCTCAGCGCGATGTCGCTGCTGCTCAACGGCGGCGGGGTCGCCCAGCTCAAGGTCATCGAGACCGAGCTCAACAAGGCGATGAACGGCAACGAGTCCCAGATCAGGGACCTCGTCGGCCAGCTCGACACCTTCGTCAGCGGGCTCGACAAGCAGAAGTCCGAGATCGTTCGCGCCATCGAGGGCATCGACCGCCTCTCGGCGCGGATCGCCGCCCGCAAGGACGACCTCGCCAAGGCCGTGGACACCCTTCCCCAGGGGCTCAAGGTGCTCGCGGACCAGCGCCGGCAGCTCACCACGATGCTGGAGTCGCTGAGCCGGCTCGGGGCGGTCGGCACCAAGGTCATCAACGCCTCGCAGGACGACACCGTGGCCAACCTCAAGGCCATCTCGCCGATCCTGTCCCAGCTGAACAGGGCCGGCGACGACCTGCCCAAGTCAATGCAGCTGCTGCTGACCTACCCGTTCCCGGACGAGGCGGTCAAAACCATCAAGGGCGACTACACCAACCTGTGGGCGACCGCGGACATGAACCTCGGCACCGTGTCCAACAACCTCGGCCTGCCCACGGCTCCTGGTGGCAAGCCGACCGGCCCCGGCCTGCCCTCGCTGCCGTCGCTGCCCAAGCCCACGCTGTCCCTGCCACAGCTGCCCGGCGGTTCCACGCCCAGCTCCACCACCAGCAAGAGCTCCTCCTGCTCGATGCTCATCTGCCTCGGGGCCGGGGAGGCCTCGACAGGCGAGGGTGAGCCGTCCTGGCTGACGCTCTTCCAGACCGGAGGTGCGGCATGA
- a CDS encoding MCE family protein — protein sequence MTDRTDHEATDVMPDLGSEVFGDAPAEAAAAPAAKPPRRRVRRGSTPAVGRGARVIAVAAVLALVAAAVVLWPRPDTITVTGSFSRAVGLFPGSDVRILGVHVGKVLSVKPEGDHVAVAFEFDAKYKVPADAKAAVVAPSLVSDRYVQLLPAYTSGPVMKDGARIGLDRTAVPVELDRISTSLDDLLVALGPQGANKEGALSNLLDTGAKNLKGEGTNIHDTNHDLSLALSTLSGGRNDLFSTVKNLQSFTSMLATNDTQVRRLNTDLANVSDQLAGERGDLAAALKNLAVALSETSSFVHDNRTVLKTDIGQLTSVTSTIAKQRNALAETLDNAPVAISNLQNAYNPKSGTLDTRNNAAQLKDPALLLCSLITGPTGTGNTQLCSTIQKLLKVPSLPGGAGLPLNLLSPVPSDPALAPAPAGGAGQDGESAADVRGADPTLGGLLGGSR from the coding sequence GTGACCGACCGGACCGACCACGAGGCGACCGACGTCATGCCCGACCTCGGGAGCGAGGTCTTCGGCGACGCCCCGGCCGAGGCCGCCGCCGCACCCGCGGCGAAGCCGCCGCGCCGGCGGGTCCGCCGGGGCAGTACGCCGGCGGTGGGTCGCGGTGCGCGCGTCATCGCGGTGGCCGCCGTGCTCGCCCTGGTGGCGGCCGCGGTGGTCCTGTGGCCGCGCCCGGACACGATCACGGTCACCGGCTCCTTCTCCCGCGCCGTCGGCCTCTTCCCCGGCTCGGACGTGCGCATCCTCGGCGTCCACGTCGGCAAGGTGCTCTCGGTCAAGCCCGAGGGGGACCACGTCGCGGTGGCCTTCGAGTTCGACGCGAAGTACAAGGTGCCCGCCGACGCCAAGGCGGCCGTGGTGGCTCCCTCGCTGGTGAGCGACCGCTACGTGCAGCTGCTCCCGGCATACACCTCCGGGCCGGTCATGAAGGACGGTGCCCGCATCGGCCTCGACCGCACCGCGGTGCCGGTGGAGCTCGACCGGATCTCCACGAGCCTGGACGACCTGCTCGTGGCCCTGGGCCCGCAGGGCGCCAACAAGGAGGGTGCCCTGTCCAACCTGCTCGACACCGGGGCCAAGAACCTCAAGGGTGAGGGCACCAACATCCACGACACGAACCACGACCTGTCGCTGGCGCTGTCCACGCTCTCCGGCGGCCGGAACGACCTGTTCTCCACGGTGAAGAACCTCCAGTCCTTCACCAGCATGCTGGCCACCAACGACACGCAGGTCCGCCGGCTCAACACCGACCTCGCCAACGTCTCCGACCAGCTGGCGGGCGAACGGGGAGACCTCGCCGCGGCCCTGAAGAACCTCGCGGTGGCCCTGTCCGAGACCTCCTCGTTCGTGCACGACAACCGGACCGTCCTCAAGACGGACATCGGCCAGCTGACCTCGGTCACGAGCACGATCGCCAAGCAGCGCAACGCCCTGGCGGAGACGCTCGACAACGCCCCGGTGGCGATCAGCAACCTGCAGAACGCCTACAACCCGAAGTCGGGGACGCTGGACACGCGCAACAACGCCGCCCAGCTCAAGGACCCGGCCCTGCTCCTGTGCTCGCTGATCACGGGCCCGACCGGCACCGGCAACACGCAGCTGTGCAGCACGATCCAGAAGCTGCTCAAGGTGCCCTCCCTGCCCGGCGGCGCCGGCCTGCCGCTCAACCTGCTCTCACCGGTCCCGTCCGACCCGGCGCTGGCCCCGGCCCCGGCCGGTGGCGCGGGGCAGGACGGTGAGTCCGCCGCGGACGTCCGCGGAGCCGACCCGACCCTCGGTGGCCTGCTGGGAGGCTCGCGATGA
- a CDS encoding MCE family protein: MSIPFRERNPVPIGAAGLAFFAVLLVLAFNAQNLPLIGGGDSYAAAFTEAGGIKKDDDVRIAGVKVGKVTGVDLEGSHVRVDFKITEPAAFGPQTGASVRMKTVLGQKYLALDPKGAGQMKTDTEIPLARTVSSYDVVDAFTDLATTSERIDTDQLARSLNVMADEFKDSPEHVKAALDGLGRLSRTVASRDAELKTLLAHANSVSKTVADRNASTATLIKDADLLMAELNARREAIHTLFTNTSALAQQLTGLVRDNRAQLKPALDQLNQVLAVLQKHEKDLDRTIAMMAPFTRVFANTLGTGRWFDTFVANLTVPVGGIKP, from the coding sequence ATGAGCATCCCGTTCCGCGAGCGCAACCCCGTCCCGATCGGGGCCGCAGGCCTGGCCTTCTTCGCCGTGCTGCTGGTCCTGGCGTTCAACGCCCAGAACCTGCCGCTCATCGGCGGCGGTGACAGCTATGCCGCGGCGTTCACCGAGGCGGGTGGCATCAAGAAGGACGACGACGTCCGCATCGCCGGCGTCAAGGTCGGCAAGGTGACCGGCGTCGACCTCGAGGGCTCGCACGTGCGGGTCGACTTCAAGATCACCGAGCCGGCCGCCTTCGGGCCGCAGACCGGGGCGTCGGTGCGCATGAAGACCGTGCTCGGCCAGAAGTACCTCGCCCTGGACCCCAAGGGGGCCGGACAGATGAAGACCGACACCGAGATCCCCCTGGCCCGGACGGTGTCCTCCTACGACGTGGTCGACGCGTTCACCGACCTGGCCACGACGTCGGAGCGCATCGACACCGACCAGCTCGCGCGGTCGCTGAACGTCATGGCCGACGAGTTCAAGGACAGCCCCGAGCACGTCAAGGCGGCCCTCGACGGGCTGGGCCGGCTCTCGCGCACCGTCGCCTCCCGCGACGCCGAGCTCAAGACGCTGCTCGCCCACGCCAACTCGGTGAGCAAGACGGTGGCCGACCGCAACGCCAGCACGGCAACGCTGATCAAGGACGCCGACCTGCTCATGGCCGAGCTCAACGCCCGCCGAGAGGCGATCCACACGCTGTTCACGAACACCTCGGCCCTGGCGCAGCAGCTGACCGGGCTCGTGCGCGACAACCGGGCGCAGCTCAAGCCGGCCCTGGACCAGCTCAACCAGGTGCTCGCCGTCCTGCAGAAGCACGAGAAGGACCTCGACCGCACCATCGCGATGATGGCGCCGTTCACGCGGGTCTTCGCCAACACGCTGGGCACGGGCCGCTGGTTCGACACCTTCGTGGCCAACCTGACCGTCCCGGTGGGGGGGATCAAGCCGTGA
- a CDS encoding MCE family protein: MKTTSSLVKLIIFATVTLLAFGTLAATIANFQFGGTSSYQAVFQDVTGVVPGQDVRIAGVRVGEIKDVRVNTDRTTALVDFTVDKTSVLTQGTIATIKYRNLVGERYLALSQGVGQPTPLRDGARIPLDHTHSALDLTVLFNGFKPLFAALSPKDVNELSGEIISVLQGEGGNINSLLAHTASLTSTLADRDEVIGRTIGNLNTVLSTVDAHDEALGELLDQLQRFVSGLSADRSAIGASLTNINDLAGSTADLLSQARQPIRSDIANLNALAATLNKPANTATFEKFMTTTPGKLETITRTATYGSWFNFYLCRFNGTVKLPTGTVLTPSYSVNTARCS; encoded by the coding sequence GTGAAGACCACGTCCAGCCTGGTCAAGCTCATCATCTTCGCCACGGTGACGCTGCTCGCGTTCGGCACCCTGGCCGCGACCATCGCGAACTTCCAGTTCGGGGGCACCTCGAGCTACCAGGCCGTCTTCCAGGACGTCACCGGTGTCGTTCCCGGCCAGGACGTCCGCATCGCCGGCGTCCGGGTCGGCGAGATCAAGGACGTGCGGGTCAACACCGACCGCACGACAGCCCTGGTCGACTTCACCGTGGACAAGACCAGCGTCCTGACCCAGGGCACGATCGCCACGATCAAGTACCGCAACCTCGTCGGCGAGCGCTACCTGGCCCTCAGCCAGGGGGTCGGGCAGCCGACCCCGCTGCGCGACGGTGCCAGGATCCCGCTCGACCACACCCACTCGGCCCTGGACCTGACGGTCCTGTTCAACGGGTTCAAGCCGCTGTTCGCCGCGCTGTCGCCCAAGGACGTCAACGAGCTCTCCGGCGAGATCATCTCGGTCCTGCAGGGGGAGGGGGGCAACATCAACTCCCTCCTCGCGCACACCGCGTCGCTCACCTCGACCCTCGCCGACAGGGACGAGGTCATCGGGCGGACCATCGGCAACCTCAACACGGTGCTGTCCACGGTCGACGCACATGACGAGGCCCTCGGGGAGCTGCTCGACCAGCTCCAGCGCTTCGTCTCCGGCCTGTCAGCCGACCGCTCGGCGATCGGTGCGTCGCTGACGAACATCAACGACCTCGCCGGGTCGACGGCCGACCTGCTCAGCCAGGCCCGTCAGCCGATCCGGTCCGACATCGCCAACCTCAACGCGCTCGCCGCGACGCTCAACAAGCCCGCGAACACCGCCACCTTCGAGAAGTTCATGACGACGACGCCAGGCAAGCTCGAGACCATCACCCGCACCGCGACCTACGGGTCCTGGTTCAACTTCTACCTGTGCCGGTTCAACGGGACGGTCAAGCTGCCCACCGGCACGGTCCTGACCCCGTCGTACTCGGTCAACACGGCGAGGTGCTCATGA
- a CDS encoding MCE family protein — translation MSRLSNHTYGAAFLAVLVVLVGLSVASFQKRFTPVVMVNLLTDRIGNQLQASSDVKIRGLIVGEVRDITTTGQGARIQLALQPDQVNQIPANVGARLLPKTLFGERYVDLVPPADASAQHIQAGDTIGQDRTKVAIELEQVFDNLLPLLRTVKPEKLSATLNALASALDGRGQQLGDNLVMADSYFKQINPKMPTIQADISGLADMASTYADAAPDLMRMLKSLITTNTTIVEKKDALAGFLAGTAGFANTATGFLNANGDRIIQVGTVQRPTLRTFARYSPIYPCFAQGLSHWVPNINQAFSNHTFHITLEVTKPRAAYQPGEEPAWNDNRGPGCLGLPNPHQSQANPRPGTKFDDGTSGAGNSAQSAFPDGAATDLPSYFTSTQGAGIANADSGLAGTVAEQQVISALLDPEQQGRPSAITALLAGPLLRGTVVSQQ, via the coding sequence ATGTCGCGGCTGAGCAACCACACCTACGGTGCGGCCTTCCTGGCGGTGCTCGTGGTGCTGGTGGGCCTGTCGGTGGCCTCGTTCCAGAAGAGGTTCACCCCCGTGGTGATGGTCAACCTCCTGACCGACCGCATCGGCAACCAGCTGCAGGCGTCCTCCGACGTCAAGATCCGCGGGCTCATCGTCGGCGAGGTCCGTGACATCACCACCACGGGTCAGGGCGCGCGCATCCAGCTGGCCCTCCAGCCGGACCAGGTCAACCAGATCCCCGCCAACGTGGGGGCACGCCTGCTGCCCAAGACCCTGTTCGGGGAGCGCTACGTCGACCTCGTGCCACCGGCCGACGCGTCCGCGCAGCACATCCAGGCGGGGGACACCATCGGCCAGGACCGCACCAAGGTGGCGATCGAGCTCGAGCAGGTCTTCGACAACCTGCTGCCACTGCTGCGCACGGTCAAGCCGGAGAAGCTCTCCGCCACCCTGAACGCCCTCGCCTCCGCCCTCGACGGTCGCGGGCAGCAGCTCGGCGACAACCTGGTCATGGCCGACAGCTACTTCAAGCAGATCAACCCCAAGATGCCGACCATCCAGGCCGACATCAGCGGGCTGGCCGACATGGCCTCCACGTATGCCGACGCCGCGCCGGACCTCATGCGCATGCTGAAGTCGCTCATCACCACGAACACGACCATCGTCGAGAAGAAGGACGCCCTCGCCGGCTTCCTGGCGGGCACGGCCGGGTTCGCCAACACGGCGACCGGGTTCCTCAACGCCAACGGTGACCGGATCATCCAGGTCGGCACCGTCCAGCGCCCCACCTTGCGGACGTTCGCCCGCTACTCGCCCATCTACCCCTGCTTCGCGCAGGGCCTGTCGCACTGGGTCCCCAACATCAACCAGGCATTCAGCAACCACACGTTCCACATCACCCTCGAGGTCACCAAGCCGCGCGCGGCCTACCAGCCCGGTGAGGAGCCGGCCTGGAACGACAACCGCGGCCCGGGCTGCCTCGGCCTGCCCAACCCGCACCAGTCGCAGGCCAACCCCCGGCCCGGCACCAAGTTCGACGACGGCACCTCGGGGGCCGGCAACAGCGCGCAGAGCGCCTTCCCCGACGGGGCCGCGACGGACCTGCCCAGCTACTTCACCTCGACACAGGGCGCCGGCATCGCCAACGCCGACTCGGGCCTGGCCGGCACGGTCGCCGAGCAGCAGGTCATCTCGGCGCTGCTCGACCCGGAGCAGCAGGGCCGGCCGTCGGCCATCACCGCGCTCCTGGCCGGTCCCCTCCTGCGCGGAACGGTGGTGAGCCAGCAGTGA
- a CDS encoding MlaE family ABC transporter permease, whose protein sequence is MSKVQDIVGRPVAALDDLGGQLRFYVRSLAWSGRTLTRYKKEVVRLLAEVSLGTGALSVIGGTVGVIAFLAFFTGTEVGLQGYSSLNQLGTGAFTGFISAYLNTREIAPLVAGLALAATVGCGFTAQLGAMRISEEVDALEVMGIPSLPFLVTTRMIAGFVACVPLYVLGLLSSYAATRFITTSYFGQSKGTYDHYFHLFLPPVDVFWSFVKVMVFAVVIILIHCYYGYTASGGPAGVGVAVGKAVRTSIVAINIVDFFFSLAVWGATTTVRIAG, encoded by the coding sequence ATGAGCAAGGTCCAGGACATCGTGGGCAGGCCGGTGGCCGCCCTGGACGACCTCGGCGGGCAGCTGCGCTTCTACGTGCGGTCGCTGGCCTGGAGCGGGCGCACGCTCACGCGATACAAGAAGGAGGTCGTGCGCCTCCTGGCCGAGGTGAGCCTCGGCACCGGGGCCCTGTCGGTCATCGGCGGCACCGTCGGCGTCATCGCCTTCCTCGCCTTCTTCACCGGCACCGAGGTCGGCCTGCAGGGCTACTCGTCCCTCAACCAGCTCGGCACCGGCGCCTTCACCGGCTTCATCTCGGCCTACCTGAACACCCGTGAGATCGCGCCGCTGGTCGCCGGTCTCGCCCTCGCCGCGACCGTCGGCTGTGGCTTCACCGCCCAGCTCGGTGCCATGCGCATCAGCGAGGAGGTCGACGCCCTCGAGGTCATGGGCATCCCCAGCCTGCCGTTCCTCGTGACGACCCGCATGATCGCCGGGTTCGTCGCGTGCGTGCCGCTCTACGTGCTGGGCCTGCTCTCCTCCTACGCGGCGACCCGGTTCATCACCACCAGCTACTTCGGCCAGTCCAAGGGCACCTACGACCACTACTTCCACCTGTTCCTGCCCCCGGTGGACGTGTTCTGGTCGTTCGTGAAGGTGATGGTCTTCGCCGTCGTGATCATCCTGATCCACTGCTACTACGGCTACACCGCCTCCGGGGGTCCCGCGGGGGTCGGCGTGGCCGTCGGCAAGGCGGTCCGGACCTCGATCGTGGCGATCAACATCGTGGACTTCTTCTTCAGCCTGGCCGTCTGGGGCGCCACCACGACAGTGCGAATAGCGGGTTGA
- a CDS encoding MlaE family ABC transporter permease, translating to MSNPVTGALRQSGSLFALALDVLRALPRRPFQTKEFIQQSWFIASVTILPTALVSIPFGAVIALQLGTLTRQLGAQSYTGAASVLAVIREASPIVTALLIAGAGGSAICADLGSRKIREEIDAMEVLGISPIQRLVVPRVIAAMLVSVLLNGLVSVVGVCGGYFFNVIIQGGTPGAYIASFTALAQLPDLWTGEIKALIFGAIAAIVAAYKGLTAGGGPKGVGDAVNQSVVITFMLLFVVNFVATAVYFQVVPQKI from the coding sequence GTGAGCAACCCGGTCACCGGCGCGCTCCGACAGAGCGGGTCGTTGTTCGCCCTCGCCCTGGACGTGCTCCGGGCGCTGCCGCGACGTCCGTTCCAGACCAAGGAGTTCATCCAGCAGAGCTGGTTCATCGCCAGTGTGACCATCCTGCCGACGGCCCTCGTCTCGATCCCGTTCGGCGCGGTCATCGCCCTCCAGCTCGGCACGCTCACCCGCCAGCTGGGGGCGCAGTCCTACACCGGTGCGGCCAGCGTCCTGGCGGTGATCCGGGAGGCCTCGCCGATCGTCACCGCCCTGCTCATCGCCGGTGCCGGCGGATCCGCCATCTGTGCCGACCTCGGCTCGCGCAAGATCCGCGAGGAGATCGACGCGATGGAGGTGCTCGGCATCAGCCCGATCCAGCGTCTCGTGGTGCCGCGGGTCATCGCCGCCATGCTCGTCTCGGTCCTGCTCAACGGGCTCGTGTCGGTCGTGGGTGTCTGTGGTGGCTACTTCTTCAACGTGATCATCCAGGGCGGCACCCCGGGCGCCTACATCGCCTCGTTCACCGCGCTGGCCCAGCTGCCGGACCTGTGGACCGGCGAGATCAAGGCCCTGATCTTCGGCGCCATCGCCGCGATCGTCGCCGCATACAAGGGGCTGACCGCCGGTGGCGGTCCCAAGGGGGTCGGCGACGCGGTGAACCAGAGCGTCGTCATCACCTTCATGTTGCTGTTCGTCGTGAACTTCGTGGCCACGGCGGTCTACTTCCAAGTCGTCCCCCAGAAGATCTGA
- a CDS encoding ABC transporter ATP-binding protein produces the protein MGVEIKVEGLTKKFGSQMIWNDVTLTLPAGEISVMLGPSGTGKSVFLKTLVGLLKPDAGSIWINDRDLTRLREHDLYEVRKLFGVLFQDGALFGSMNLYDNVAFPLREHTKKNESEIKRIVTEKMELVGLAGAEGKLPGEISGGMRKRAGLARALVLDPEILLIDEPDSGLDPVRTSYINQLFIDLNAQIDATFLIVTHDINTARTVPDNIGLLYHKHLAMFGPREMLLSSEEPVVRQFLNAQTIGPIGMSEEKDADELAQEQGQELPPLPPIALQLQTSDGTRRRAERPAGEWCRENGVVPPPGSFMSKNAGVPGVSQHTAHTEHAEPERAVS, from the coding sequence GTGGGCGTTGAGATCAAGGTCGAGGGACTGACCAAGAAGTTCGGGTCCCAGATGATCTGGAACGACGTCACGCTGACGCTGCCGGCGGGCGAGATCTCGGTGATGCTCGGCCCGTCGGGCACCGGCAAGTCCGTGTTCCTCAAGACCCTGGTGGGTCTGCTCAAGCCCGATGCCGGCTCCATCTGGATCAACGACAGGGACCTCACCCGGCTGCGCGAGCACGACCTCTACGAGGTGCGCAAGCTCTTCGGCGTGCTGTTCCAGGACGGCGCGCTGTTCGGGTCGATGAACCTCTACGACAACGTCGCCTTCCCGCTGCGCGAGCACACGAAGAAGAACGAGTCCGAGATCAAGCGGATCGTCACCGAGAAGATGGAGCTCGTCGGGCTGGCGGGCGCCGAGGGCAAGCTCCCCGGCGAGATCTCCGGCGGGATGCGCAAGCGGGCCGGGCTCGCGCGGGCCCTGGTGCTCGACCCCGAGATCCTGCTCATCGACGAGCCGGACTCCGGCCTGGACCCGGTGCGCACGTCCTACATCAACCAGCTGTTCATCGACCTGAACGCCCAGATCGATGCCACCTTCCTCATCGTCACCCACGACATCAACACCGCCCGCACGGTGCCGGACAACATCGGCCTGCTCTACCACAAGCACCTCGCCATGTTCGGCCCCCGGGAGATGCTGCTCTCCAGCGAGGAGCCGGTCGTCCGGCAGTTCCTCAACGCCCAGACCATCGGACCGATCGGCATGTCCGAGGAGAAGGACGCCGACGAGCTCGCGCAGGAGCAGGGCCAGGAGCTGCCCCCGCTGCCGCCGATCGCCCTCCAGCTCCAGACGAGCGACGGCACCCGCAGGCGCGCCGAGCGGCCCGCCGGGGAGTGGTGCCGAGAGAACGGCGTGGTCCCCCCGCCCGGGTCCTTCATGTCCAAGAACGCCGGCGTCCCAGGCGTCTCCCAGCACACCGCGCACACCGAGCACGCCGAGCCCGAGCGGGCCGTCTCGTGA
- the rplL gene encoding 50S ribosomal protein L7/L12, with the protein MAKLSTDELLEAFKEMTLIELSEFVKQFEDTFGVTAAAPVAVAAAPAAGGAGGEAAAEEKDEFDVILDAAGDKKIQVIKEVRALTNLGLKEAKDLVDGAPKPILEKVNKEAADKAKAALEGAGATVTLK; encoded by the coding sequence ATGGCGAAGCTCAGCACTGACGAGCTGCTCGAGGCTTTCAAGGAGATGACGCTGATCGAGCTCTCCGAGTTCGTGAAGCAGTTCGAGGACACCTTCGGCGTGACCGCCGCTGCCCCGGTCGCCGTTGCGGCCGCCCCGGCTGCCGGCGGCGCCGGCGGCGAGGCCGCTGCCGAGGAGAAGGACGAGTTCGACGTCATCCTCGACGCCGCGGGCGACAAGAAGATCCAGGTCATCAAGGAGGTGCGCGCCCTCACCAACCTCGGCCTGAAGGAGGCCAAGGACCTGGTCGACGGCGCCCCGAAGCCGATCCTGGAGAAGGTCAACAAGGAGGCCGCGGACAAGGCCAAGGCTGCCCTCGAGGGCGCCGGCGCCACCGTCACCCTCAAGTGA